TCCCTCATCAGTACGATCTTCAGCGCGCCGCGGATATTCTCAACGACGGCAAAAAAGTCGCGATCCTGATAGGCGCTGGCGCGCGCGAAGCCGCGGTGGAAGTGGTACAGGCGGCGAACCTGCTCGGCGCGGGCGTGGCGAAAGCGCTGCTCGGCAAAGACGTGCTACCGGATGACGCGCCGTTTGTGACGGGCTGTATCGGCCTGCTGGGCACCGAGCCGTCATGGGATCTGATGCAGGGCTGCGATACGCTGCTGATGATTGGCACCGGCTTCCCGTGGACGGAATTCCTGCCGAAAGAAGGCCAGGCGCGGGCGGTGCAGATAGATCTGGACGCCTCAATGCTCGGTCTGCGTTATCCGACAGAAGTGAATCTGCATGGTGATGCCGTGAGCACATTACAGGCGCTGCTTCCGCTGCTGAAGCGTAAAGAAGATCGTAGCTGGCAGGAGAAAATCGCGGTTTCCGTCAAAGCGTGGTGGGAGAAAATCGAAGAACGCGCGATGGCGAAAGCGACGCCCGTAAACCCGCAGCGCGTGGTGTGGGAGATGTCGCCATTACTGCCGGATAACGCAATCGTGACGTCTGACTCCGGCTCGTGCGCTAACTGGTTTGCGCGGGATTACCGGGTCAAACAGGGCCAGCGGGCGTCGCTCTCGGGCGGTCTTGCCTGTATGGGCGCCGCCGTACCTTATGCGATTGCCGCGAAATTTGCCTTCCCGGAAAAACCGGTGGTGGCGCTGGTCGGTGACGGAGCGATGCAGATGAATAATCTCGCGGAACTGATTACTATCCAGAAATACTGGCAGCGCTGGTCCGATCCGCGGTTGATCGTCTGCGTATTCAATAACCAGGATCTGAATCAGGTGACGTGGGAACAGCGCATCATGGAAGGCAACCCGCGGTTTGCCGCCACGCAGGATGTGCCGGACGTGCCTTATGCGCAGTTTGCGGAATCGATCGGCCTGAAAGGAATTTACGTCGACTCGCCGGAAGCCCTTCAGGCCGCCTGGCAACAGGCGCTGGCGGCGGATCGTCCTGTCGTGCTCGAGGTGAAAACCGATCCGGAAGTGGCGCCGCTGCCGCCGCATATCAGTTTCGCCCAGGCAAAAGGATTTATGTCCTCTATGGCGAAAGGCGATAAATCGGCCGGTAAAGTCATTGCGGATACCGCCCATCAGGTAATGAATACTGTCCTGCCGGGTAAAAAATCGTAACGCGTCGGCTCCTCAGGCAGACTGAGGAGCCCCTTTTCGGCTATTTACGCAGTAACTTTTGCAGCCGCTGCTGCTGCCATTGTTCGATCCACCCGCGCAGTAAAAACAACCGCAACCC
This DNA window, taken from Cronobacter universalis NCTC 9529, encodes the following:
- a CDS encoding thiamine pyrophosphate-requiring protein, which translates into the protein MTKKTSDFFVERLKAWGVTRIYGYPGDGINGVLGALQRADKAGDGIEFIQVRHEEMAAFMACAHAKFTGEPGVCLSTGGPGATHLLTGLYDAQMDHMPVIAIAGQAETTARGATYQQELNLDRVFSDVASFVQEAATPAQLRHLVDRGVRIAKANNGVTVLILPKDLQDEPWQEPQHAHGFTHSGPGYQRPHVIPHQYDLQRAADILNDGKKVAILIGAGAREAAVEVVQAANLLGAGVAKALLGKDVLPDDAPFVTGCIGLLGTEPSWDLMQGCDTLLMIGTGFPWTEFLPKEGQARAVQIDLDASMLGLRYPTEVNLHGDAVSTLQALLPLLKRKEDRSWQEKIAVSVKAWWEKIEERAMAKATPVNPQRVVWEMSPLLPDNAIVTSDSGSCANWFARDYRVKQGQRASLSGGLACMGAAVPYAIAAKFAFPEKPVVALVGDGAMQMNNLAELITIQKYWQRWSDPRLIVCVFNNQDLNQVTWEQRIMEGNPRFAATQDVPDVPYAQFAESIGLKGIYVDSPEALQAAWQQALAADRPVVLEVKTDPEVAPLPPHISFAQAKGFMSSMAKGDKSAGKVIADTAHQVMNTVLPGKKS